The Comamonas testosteroni genome contains the following window.
AGACGGACGGCCGCGCATTCCTGATCAAGCTGCCGGCAGACCCCCACGCCCAGTCCACCGAATGACGGAGCGCTGGGTCATCAGCGCCGACTACACGGAACTGCAGGTCGTTGAAGCACAGGAGGCACTGGCATGATCCCCGCCTATTCCGACCAGATCGTGCAAGAGCTGGTCGGCAAGGGCCTGCTGTCCGCAGACCTGCCCGCTTACGATGAGCTGCAGCACGGCGGCTTTGTAGGCTGGACGCATGTGACCGTCTGCGTGCAGAAGCATCAGGCGTTGCCCGTGCCTGCTTACCGCCTGGGATGCAACAAGAGCCAGTGGTTTATGGATACAAGCAAGCTGGCTACGTACATCGATTAAAAGAAGGCTCAGGCCGAGCAGGAGTGGAGAGCTGTGAGGTGCTGACTTGGGGGTCTCGCATTCTTGAGCAGCTACAGACAGCTGCGAGTAGATCCATGCAATCAAGCACACGGCTGCGAAGCCGTATAGCAACTTGCCAACGTTGCCCGCCACCGACAGGAAACGGACCTGTCAACAGTGACTGCACTTTTTACACAGGTACTAACCCTAGCAACCTCTCACACAACAGTAAAATAAACAAATAAATTGACCGATGTCGATAGTTTTTGTCAACGCTTGTTTTCTGGGTGCTCTGTGAAATTCAGCATACGCAAGATTTTTTGCAAAATGGATCTTAGGCGTTTGATCCTATTTCTCACGGTTACCAGCGCATTTATCTCCTTAGTTAATACATTTTACGCAGCCTATACTGTTCAACGCCAACAACTCATAGATGAAAATTTGAATGGAAATTTCGTCTATGCAACTAAACTGGCAAAGAGCACTGATGACTTCCTTAGAGCAGCTCAACAACAGCTAGCGGCAAGCTCAGTCTATTTATCAAAAAACTTCAATAACATCGAAGTACTAAAATCAGAGTCAGAAAGGCTCAAAACTCAGACTGAAAGCTTCAATTCCATCCTTATAGTTGATGCTCGCTCTAGTGTTTTAGCTTCTTCACCTGAAACTTTGAAACTCACGGGAAGAACTCTTACAACACCAGGCATTGTAGAGTCGATAAAAACGCAGAAGCCGCTGATTAGTGACTCATATATTTCCACCATTGGAAATTTGCTGGTATTCATCTCTCACCCTATTCACGACCCATCCGGCAACTATTTAGGCATGGTTGGGGGAACGATCTACCTCAACCAACAGAGCATCCTCAACCATCTGCTTGGCACACACTACTACAAAGATGGCTCATACTTGTATGTTGTCGATCAGAACAAAAAGCTTGTCTATCATCCTGATCAAAATCGAGTAGGAACACTCGTGAGCGGCAATGAAGTCATCGGGAAAATTCAAAATTCCGAATCCGGCAGCCAGATCGTTAAGAATACTCGTGGGGTTGAGATGATTTCAGGCTATGCAATTATTCCCACTACGAACTGGGGAGTAGTTGCACAGAGACCTCTGTCGGCAACCCTTGCTCCATTGGACTCGCTGATGAAGCAAGTAATTCTTAAGACGCTACCTATAGCGGTAATTTCTGTATTTCTGATCTGTTGGTGCGCAAACAGAATTGCCAAGCCGCTGCAATTGCTGTCTGAAGGTGCAAAAAACATTGGCGATCCAGAAACAGAAAAGAAAATACAGAAAATAAAATCGTGGTATGTAGAGTCCTATGAGTTGAAAAAGGCCATGTTAGTTGGCATTTCCTTGCTGAATAGAAATATTCAAAAACTTCAGGATGATATTAAAACTGATCCTTTGACCAAGCTTGGCAATCGTCGAAGCCTGGAAGCTGCATTGAAAACGCTCGAAGCGTCCAGCCAGATTTTCTCAGTGGTATCTATCGACATCGACCATTTCAAGAAGGTCAACGACACCTTTGGACATGATGCAGGTGACCTCGTCTTGCGTGACCTGGCCAAGCAAATGAAATCTGTCTCACGCGCAGATGACTTGCCTTGTCGCGTTGGTGGTGAGGAATTTTTGATTGTCTTGCCTCGAACCAGTGAAACGACCGCAGTTCAAGTCGCAGAGCGCTTGCGCAAGCAAGTGGAAGCAGCAGTGTTTGAAGGCGTTGGCCACGTCACCATTTCCCTGGGGGTGGCAAGCTGGCCGAACAGCTCTTCCGACATCCCAACGGTTATCAAATACGCCGACGAGATGCTCTACAAAGCCAAGCGTGACGGCAGAAACCGTGTGGCTGTCTATCGCTAATCAGCGATTGAAGAAATGCTGCCGACTTAATGGGAGTACTGGTCTTCCTAGATCACCATTCCCTATGAGGTGATGACCAAGCGGGCTTTAGCGTATGCGCTGCTCCAGGGGGTATTCTGAATTTCGATGGAAGCCAATCAATCTCAAGTAATTATCATTGAGTAACCATGTGCTTCACACCTGCTGAATTCCTTGCTTTCGCCAAGGTCGTGGAGCGTGGTCAGCAACGCAAACTCGAAGATCTGCAGCATGGGAATCGAGGGGCGAGTCTCCTGCCTGGCAAAGCACTCCCGCAATGCGGCCTCTTCCTCAGCCTTCAGGCGACGTATGCGCCGGCGTGGCTTGGAGATGATCTTGAGCCGCAGCAGCTCCTGCTTGGCCGCATCCAGCCCCTGCACCAGTTTGTTCATGCCGTAGCGCGTCACTGCGCCAAGGCAGGCTTGCCTCAGCCAAACGATGTCATTGAGCACTGTGGCCGGGCCTGCATCCTCTTCGGTGCGCCGCCACCTGGCGTACTCGATGAAGTCGATGGCACGCAGATGCCGGGCATCCCGGTGCGCCAGCTTGGCCTTCTGCAACCGGGTGATGTCGGCCGTCTTGGACCGCCCCCATGCCACGATGCCTTTTGCATCGCTGACATAATCCTGCAGTATCTGCTTGAGGGTGACGAAACCTTGAACAGGCCGGCCAGTTGCTTGGGCCTCCTCGATTTCTGCTTCACGTCTTCGCAGCCATTTCTGGGTAAGAGCGCGCCGGGTAAACGTCTTGGACTCGAAAAGAGTCAGTTCTCCGCCTTCCTTCAGACGGATCTAAGCCTGGAACGATCCGACACCCTTGACACTCTTTCGTTGGGTGATGGTTCCCATCAGTGCTCCATGAAATTCGTGGTGCACCAATGCAGCATTCAGCGTTAAAAACCCCGGCAAAACGGGGTAAAACAGGGTCAATTTTCAGTGCACTACAAGGCACTTTTCATAGTATGAGCACCGAACAAATCGTTAAAAAACAACTAGATAGCAACATGTGGCGTATGTCGGTGGCGCCAATGATGGACTGGACGGACAAGCATTGCCGCTACTTCCACCGCCTGCTCAGCCAGCACACCCTGCTCTATACCGAAATGGTGACAACCGGAGCTCTGGTGCATGGCGACGTGGCCCGCCATCTGCGGTTTGAAGCCGAAGAACATCCTGTGGCATTGCAAT
Protein-coding sequences here:
- a CDS encoding sensor domain-containing diguanylate cyclase, with translation MTDVDSFCQRLFSGCSVKFSIRKIFCKMDLRRLILFLTVTSAFISLVNTFYAAYTVQRQQLIDENLNGNFVYATKLAKSTDDFLRAAQQQLAASSVYLSKNFNNIEVLKSESERLKTQTESFNSILIVDARSSVLASSPETLKLTGRTLTTPGIVESIKTQKPLISDSYISTIGNLLVFISHPIHDPSGNYLGMVGGTIYLNQQSILNHLLGTHYYKDGSYLYVVDQNKKLVYHPDQNRVGTLVSGNEVIGKIQNSESGSQIVKNTRGVEMISGYAIIPTTNWGVVAQRPLSATLAPLDSLMKQVILKTLPIAVISVFLICWCANRIAKPLQLLSEGAKNIGDPETEKKIQKIKSWYVESYELKKAMLVGISLLNRNIQKLQDDIKTDPLTKLGNRRSLEAALKTLEASSQIFSVVSIDIDHFKKVNDTFGHDAGDLVLRDLAKQMKSVSRADDLPCRVGGEEFLIVLPRTSETTAVQVAERLRKQVEAAVFEGVGHVTISLGVASWPNSSSDIPTVIKYADEMLYKAKRDGRNRVAVYR